A genomic stretch from Pseudomonas sp. MUP55 includes:
- a CDS encoding AMP-binding protein, with protein sequence MNAISLEHTERIWLNAYLPGVPADIDAAIEEYPSLREVFLEHLEKFSERVAYVSIGTPMTYADWHLQGNAVAAWLQGQGVKKGDRVALMMPNCLQYPICLLGTILAGAVVVNVNPLYTSHELKHLLKDSGAETVVIFENFAHTLEKVIAGSSVKRVVVAAIGDLLGTFKGAAMNFILRSVQKQVPAFRLPGAVRFNQVLKQGRALTYLPVSLNRDELAFLQYTGGTTGDAKGVMLSHRNIIANLLQAKAWVGDQLDQDQQETNVTLLPLYHIFSLTVNCLMFMCLGGRNILIANPRDVKRVQMILRKERFNGIAGVNTLFNGLLENKEFCARDFSDLRMVIAGGMATHTAVAKRWKEVTGLPIIEGYGLTECSPVVSISPIDISRMREMEFTGSIGVPLPSTWVRFVREDGELAEVGEQGELQVRGPQVMQGYWKRPRETAEVLDAEGWLSTGDIGVMDERGYIRLVDRKKDMILVSGFNVYPNEIEDVVAMHPGVAEVAAIGVEDGVTGEKVKIIVVRKDPSLTQAQILAHCREYLTGYKVPRYVEFRTTELPKTTVGKVLRRALR encoded by the coding sequence ATGAACGCCATCAGCCTGGAACACACCGAACGTATCTGGTTGAACGCCTACCTGCCCGGCGTGCCGGCGGACATCGATGCGGCTATCGAGGAATATCCCTCATTGCGCGAAGTGTTCCTGGAACATCTGGAAAAATTCAGTGAGCGGGTGGCGTATGTCAGCATTGGCACGCCCATGACCTACGCCGACTGGCACCTGCAGGGCAACGCCGTTGCCGCCTGGCTGCAGGGCCAGGGGGTGAAGAAGGGCGACCGCGTCGCGCTGATGATGCCTAATTGCTTGCAGTACCCCATCTGCCTGTTGGGCACCATTCTGGCCGGCGCGGTGGTGGTCAATGTCAACCCGCTGTACACCTCCCATGAGCTCAAGCACCTGCTCAAGGACAGCGGCGCCGAGACCGTGGTGATCTTCGAAAACTTCGCCCACACCCTGGAAAAAGTCATCGCCGGCAGCAGCGTCAAGCGCGTGGTGGTGGCGGCCATCGGCGACTTGCTCGGCACCTTCAAGGGCGCGGCGATGAACTTCATCCTGCGCAGCGTGCAGAAGCAGGTGCCGGCCTTCAGGCTGCCCGGCGCGGTACGCTTCAACCAGGTGCTCAAGCAGGGGCGGGCGCTCACTTATCTGCCCGTCAGCCTGAACCGCGATGAACTGGCTTTCCTTCAATACACCGGCGGCACCACCGGCGATGCCAAGGGCGTGATGCTCAGCCATCGCAATATCATTGCCAACCTGTTGCAAGCCAAGGCCTGGGTCGGTGACCAACTGGACCAGGACCAGCAGGAGACCAACGTCACCTTGCTGCCGCTGTACCACATCTTTTCCCTCACGGTGAACTGCCTGATGTTCATGTGCCTGGGCGGGCGCAATATCCTGATCGCCAACCCACGGGACGTGAAGCGGGTGCAGATGATCCTGCGCAAGGAGCGCTTCAACGGCATTGCCGGGGTCAACACGCTGTTCAACGGTTTGCTGGAGAACAAGGAGTTCTGCGCGCGGGACTTTTCCGACCTGCGCATGGTGATCGCCGGCGGCATGGCCACGCACACGGCGGTGGCCAAGCGCTGGAAGGAAGTCACCGGGTTGCCGATCATCGAGGGCTACGGGCTGACCGAGTGTTCACCGGTGGTGAGCATCAGCCCCATCGACATCAGCCGCATGCGCGAAATGGAATTCACCGGCAGCATCGGCGTGCCATTGCCGTCGACCTGGGTGCGCTTTGTGCGTGAAGACGGCGAGTTGGCCGAGGTCGGCGAGCAGGGCGAACTGCAGGTGCGCGGCCCGCAAGTGATGCAGGGGTACTGGAAACGCCCCAGGGAAACCGCCGAGGTGCTGGATGCTGAGGGCTGGTTGTCCACCGGTGACATCGGGGTGATGGATGAGCGCGGCTACATCCGGCTGGTGGACCGCAAGAAGGACATGATCCTGGTCTCGGGCTTCAACGTGTACCCGAACGAAATCGAGGACGTGGTGGCGATGCACCCCGGTGTGGCGGAAGTGGCGGCGATTGGCGTGGAAGATGGCGTGACCGGCGAGAAGGTCAAGATCATCGTGGTGCGCAAGGACCCGAGCCTGACCCAGGCGCAGATCCTCGCCCATTGCCGGGAGTATCTGACCGGCTACAAGGTGCCGCGCTACGTGGAATTTCGCACCACCGAACTGCCCAAAACCACGGTAGGCAAAGTGCTGCGCCGCGCCTTGCGCTAA
- the praB gene encoding alkane oxidation protein activator PraB, whose protein sequence is MKSLKTLVCATSFALCFGAVSVANAATIAPAGTAFTTAGSITVTSPASLNLPVTCNIVFTGSVAANGASAAITGAQVSGSNALCGVPQLLGLPWTLNVASGGPDAFNGTVSGVNFKILNNCSASPVTINVGFKNSTNTLSVPSAQTVGSCKITALTATPSPAFTVTP, encoded by the coding sequence ATGAAAAGTTTGAAAACCCTCGTTTGTGCTACTTCGTTCGCCCTGTGCTTTGGTGCAGTTTCGGTGGCCAATGCAGCCACCATCGCGCCTGCCGGTACCGCATTCACCACCGCCGGTTCCATCACGGTAACGTCGCCCGCTTCGTTGAACCTGCCAGTCACTTGCAACATCGTCTTCACCGGTTCCGTAGCTGCCAATGGGGCGAGTGCCGCGATTACCGGTGCACAGGTCAGCGGTTCCAACGCGCTGTGTGGTGTCCCTCAGTTGCTGGGCCTGCCATGGACCTTGAATGTGGCCAGTGGCGGTCCTGACGCCTTCAACGGTACGGTTTCGGGTGTGAATTTCAAAATTCTCAACAACTGCTCGGCGTCGCCGGTGACCATCAACGTCGGCTTCAAAAACTCCACCAACACGCTGTCCGTACCCAGCGCACAAACGGTTGGTTCCTGCAAGATTACGGCTCTGACCGCTACACCAAGCCCGGCCTTTACCGTAACCCCGTAA
- a CDS encoding MaoC family dehydratase, which yields MDYVTQIIDPPPSRAQLLLAGARGVRKPKPDAAPVLPRERLVRPAVEVSGGAIAAYGRACGFRPEQGVPLSYPHVLAFPLHLMLLIRPSFPYPASGMVHLANRIRQHQRLHEGQALRLEVFCERWVAHPKGQALSIATRAYGAETLVWESDSLYLRRGVKDPLGEQWVNALPLQEDGLLRTQRWVLPADLGRRFAKVSGDFNPIHTSVMGAKLFGFRRAIAHGMWTLGRALAAQQPPGGLDRAEAHCDFKVPIFLPGQVALWSRPVTGPLREFEVRNAAGDTPHMRGLLLWDQTPGMRALHE from the coding sequence ATGGACTACGTGACGCAGATCATCGACCCGCCGCCTTCGCGCGCCCAACTGTTGCTCGCCGGTGCGCGCGGCGTGCGCAAGCCCAAGCCAGATGCCGCGCCGGTATTGCCCAGGGAGCGTCTGGTACGCCCGGCGGTGGAGGTGTCGGGCGGCGCAATCGCCGCCTATGGCCGTGCCTGTGGTTTTCGCCCCGAGCAGGGCGTGCCGCTGTCCTATCCCCATGTGCTGGCGTTCCCGTTGCACTTGATGCTGCTGATCCGGCCCAGCTTCCCGTACCCGGCCAGCGGCATGGTGCACCTGGCCAATCGTATTCGTCAGCACCAGCGCCTGCATGAAGGCCAGGCGCTGCGCCTGGAAGTGTTCTGCGAGCGCTGGGTCGCCCACCCCAAAGGGCAGGCGTTGAGCATCGCGACCCGTGCCTACGGCGCCGAGACCCTGGTGTGGGAAAGTGACAGCCTGTACCTGCGCCGTGGCGTGAAAGATCCGCTGGGAGAGCAGTGGGTCAATGCACTGCCGTTGCAGGAAGATGGCTTGCTGCGCACCCAGCGCTGGGTATTGCCCGCCGATCTGGGGCGCCGATTTGCCAAGGTCTCGGGGGATTTCAATCCGATCCATACCTCGGTGATGGGCGCGAAGCTCTTCGGCTTTCGCCGCGCCATCGCCCACGGCATGTGGACCCTGGGCCGCGCACTGGCGGCACAGCAGCCACCGGGCGGCCTGGACCGCGCCGAGGCCCACTGCGATTTCAAGGTGCCGATCTTCCTGCCCGGCCAGGTCGCCCTGTGGAGTCGCCCGGTGACGGGCCCGCTCCGTGAGTTCGAAGTGCGCAATGCCGCTGGCGACACACCGCATATGCGCGGGTTGTTGCTGTGGGATCAAACGCCTGGAATGAGAGCCTTACATGAGTGA
- a CDS encoding acyl-CoA dehydrogenase has translation MVIWLLVGFAAATALAYRQAAATSWLVAGLAWLAAGYLFNAVGAFGAGVAAVLVVLPALLLAIKPLRRALLTSKALGLFRTIMPAMSDTERAAIESGTVWWDAELFSGTPNWQRLLQAAPASLSAEEQAFLDNEVETLCDIANDWETTQVWQDMSPEGWQYTKDAGFLGMIIPKQYGGKGFSHYAHSQVVMKLSTRCSAAAISVMVPNSLGPAELLLHYGTDAQRNYYLPRLARGEDIPCFALTSPYAGSDAGAIPDVGVVCKGLHEGEEVLGFSVTWDKRYITLGPIATVLGLAFRAEDPDGLLGVAGSLGITCALIPTSHPGVNSGRRHWPLNAVFQNGPTTGKDVFIPLEWVIGGREQVGNGWRMLMECLAAGRAISLPSANVGLGKVAVRGTTAYAAMRKQFGLPIGKFEGVQAPLARMAGHLYACDAVRKVSVASLDAGEKPSVISAIAKYHVTERARMIVNDGMDIVAGKGICMGPNNFLARAYQQSPIAITVEGANIMTRCLIIYGQGLIRCHPYVFREMEAARNPDRRKALEAFDSAMFGHVSFVLANTVRAAVHALTGGRLLAAPAKTDPALASYYRQANRLSVVLALVSDVSMGVLGGALKRKESITGRLGDVLSQLYILSCVLKRFEDDGRPQADLPLVHWAAQDALLRAHEALAEVLDNYPSKAAAAVLRTLSFPFGIPLRKPSDQLLAQVAEVVQTPGETRDRLLANSYIPRPEIDKLAYGELGFRLLPQVELIEARLKPAVKQGLLAPMPISSAAFTGWRVKARALDLISDDEDALLARYVEYADHGIQVDDFPQDFGLLEALQQRKQALEPVTKRRTSQSENASVN, from the coding sequence ATGGTTATCTGGTTATTGGTGGGTTTCGCCGCGGCGACGGCCCTGGCGTATCGACAAGCCGCTGCCACCTCGTGGCTGGTCGCCGGCCTGGCATGGTTGGCGGCTGGCTATCTGTTCAACGCAGTCGGCGCATTCGGCGCCGGCGTTGCGGCGGTGCTGGTGGTGCTACCGGCCTTGCTGCTGGCGATCAAACCCCTGCGCCGGGCGCTGTTGACCAGCAAGGCCCTGGGGCTGTTTCGGACGATCATGCCGGCAATGTCCGACACCGAACGGGCGGCCATCGAGTCCGGCACCGTGTGGTGGGACGCCGAGCTGTTCAGCGGCACGCCCAACTGGCAGCGCCTGCTGCAAGCCGCACCGGCCAGCCTGAGTGCCGAAGAGCAGGCGTTCCTCGACAACGAAGTCGAAACCCTGTGCGACATCGCCAATGACTGGGAAACCACCCAGGTATGGCAAGACATGTCCCCCGAGGGCTGGCAGTACACCAAGGACGCCGGCTTTCTCGGCATGATCATTCCCAAGCAATACGGCGGCAAGGGCTTCTCCCACTACGCCCACTCCCAGGTGGTGATGAAGCTGTCGACGCGTTGCTCGGCGGCGGCTATTTCGGTGATGGTGCCCAATTCCCTGGGCCCCGCCGAACTGTTGCTGCATTACGGCACCGATGCCCAGCGCAACTACTACCTCCCGCGTCTGGCCCGAGGTGAGGACATCCCGTGCTTTGCCTTGACCAGCCCCTACGCCGGCTCCGACGCCGGGGCCATCCCCGACGTAGGCGTTGTGTGCAAGGGCTTGCACGAAGGCGAGGAGGTGCTGGGCTTCAGCGTGACCTGGGACAAGCGCTACATCACCCTCGGTCCGATTGCCACGGTGCTGGGCCTGGCCTTCCGTGCCGAAGACCCGGACGGCTTGCTCGGCGTTGCAGGCTCACTGGGTATTACCTGCGCGCTGATTCCCACCTCACATCCGGGCGTGAACAGCGGCCGGCGTCATTGGCCGCTGAACGCGGTATTCCAGAACGGCCCCACCACCGGCAAGGATGTGTTCATCCCGCTGGAGTGGGTGATCGGCGGCCGCGAACAAGTCGGCAACGGCTGGCGCATGCTGATGGAATGCCTGGCGGCGGGGCGGGCGATTTCGCTGCCGTCGGCCAACGTCGGCCTGGGCAAAGTCGCGGTACGTGGCACCACCGCCTACGCCGCGATGCGTAAACAGTTCGGCCTGCCCATCGGCAAGTTCGAAGGCGTGCAGGCGCCACTGGCGCGCATGGCCGGGCACCTGTATGCCTGTGATGCGGTGCGCAAGGTGTCGGTGGCGTCCCTGGATGCCGGCGAGAAACCTTCGGTCATCTCCGCCATCGCCAAGTACCACGTCACCGAGCGCGCGCGCATGATCGTCAACGACGGCATGGACATTGTCGCGGGCAAGGGCATCTGCATGGGGCCCAACAACTTCCTGGCCCGTGCCTACCAGCAAAGCCCCATCGCCATCACGGTGGAAGGCGCGAACATCATGACCCGCTGCCTGATCATCTACGGCCAGGGCCTGATCCGCTGCCATCCCTATGTGTTCCGCGAAATGGAAGCGGCGCGCAACCCGGATCGGCGCAAGGCCCTGGAGGCGTTCGACAGCGCGATGTTCGGCCATGTGAGTTTCGTGCTGGCCAATACCGTGCGCGCGGCGGTGCATGCGCTGACCGGCGGTCGACTGCTGGCTGCCCCGGCCAAGACCGACCCGGCGCTGGCGTCCTACTACCGCCAGGCCAATCGTCTGTCGGTGGTGCTGGCGTTGGTCTCGGACGTGTCCATGGGCGTGCTGGGAGGCGCCCTCAAGCGCAAGGAAAGTATCACCGGGCGCCTGGGCGATGTGCTGTCGCAGTTGTACATCCTCTCCTGCGTGCTCAAGCGCTTTGAGGACGATGGCCGGCCCCAGGCCGATTTGCCGCTGGTGCATTGGGCGGCTCAGGATGCCTTGCTGCGTGCCCATGAGGCGCTGGCCGAGGTACTCGACAATTACCCCTCCAAAGCCGCTGCGGCAGTGCTGCGTACCTTGAGTTTTCCGTTTGGCATACCGCTGCGCAAACCGTCGGATCAGCTGTTGGCGCAAGTCGCCGAGGTGGTGCAGACCCCCGGCGAAACCCGCGACCGTCTGCTGGCCAATTCCTACATCCCCCGTCCGGAAATCGACAAGCTGGCGTATGGCGAACTGGGTTTTCGCTTGTTACCCCAGGTGGAGTTGATCGAGGCGCGGCTCAAGCCCGCCGTCAAGCAAGGCCTGCTCGCGCCGATGCCGATCTCGTCTGCGGCCTTTACCGGCTGGCGCGTCAAGGCGCGGGCGCTGGACCTGATCAGCGACGACGAAGACGCGTTGCTTGCACGCTATGTGGAATACGCCGACCACGGCATCCAGGTCGACGATTTCCCTCAGGACTTCGGGTTGCTGGAGGCCCTGCAGCAGCGCAAACAAGCGTTGGAACCGGTCACCAAGCGTCGTACCAGCCAAAGCGAAAACGCCTCGGTGAACTAA
- the praA gene encoding alkane oxidation protein activator PraA: protein MQVTARFTTHIVLAALGLIAYQQAQAARIEPAGSAFTAQGPISFSKGKLISADCTIKVAGKVAADGASVNVDKVEFEGGLKCSRVEAINLPWVLVAKNTKSGSMSNISVDVHAFGLGGKCGPSTAEGTWDNATGKLEAANVPIGDDCQIKTVSIKMPPSFKVVE from the coding sequence ATGCAAGTAACTGCCAGGTTCACCACCCACATCGTATTGGCCGCGCTGGGCCTGATTGCCTATCAGCAGGCGCAGGCTGCGCGCATTGAGCCGGCCGGCAGCGCCTTCACCGCGCAGGGCCCCATCAGCTTTTCCAAGGGCAAGCTGATCAGCGCGGACTGCACCATCAAGGTGGCCGGCAAGGTGGCGGCCGATGGCGCATCGGTGAATGTCGACAAGGTTGAATTCGAGGGTGGGCTCAAATGCAGCCGAGTTGAAGCCATCAACTTGCCCTGGGTATTAGTTGCAAAAAACACCAAGAGCGGCTCGATGTCGAACATCAGCGTAGATGTGCATGCCTTTGGCCTGGGCGGCAAGTGTGGTCCTTCTACGGCAGAGGGGACTTGGGATAATGCCACCGGAAAGTTGGAAGCCGCGAATGTACCCATTGGTGATGACTGTCAGATAAAAACGGTGTCGATCAAGATGCCGCCCAGCTTCAAGGTCGTCGAATAA
- a CDS encoding 3-oxoacyl-ACP reductase: MSDRYLTFVNSPWGRRVAQAVGLPQPLALQRHRSGQPGLVNPVILAGAGRLAESVQRLFSATDTVAATPATLRAPSTVKVQGAVFDATNVADLAHLDELYAFFHSNAKRLGQHARVVVLGTAPEHCQDLPQVVAQRALEGLVRSLAKELRRAITVQLIYVAPGAEDALDSSLRFFLSRRSAYVSGQVIRLEPPVDSTTAIHWDTPLAGRRALVTGASRGIGLAIAQVLARDGAHVVCVDVPQAQQALQQAADSVNGSALPLDITAPDAAALLQAHVSQYGAFDVVVHNAGITRDKTIAKMTDAAWRSVLAVNLQAPLQLSQALLDHQGLNPGGRIVCVSSISGIAGNLGQSNYATSKAGVIGLVQGLAPRAAVRQVTVNAVAPGFIETQMTAKIPLLIREAGRRMNSLSQGGQPVDVAETIAWLAHPASGGVNGQVVRVCGQSLLGA, from the coding sequence ATGAGTGACCGCTACCTTACTTTCGTCAATTCCCCTTGGGGGCGCCGTGTGGCCCAGGCCGTCGGCTTGCCGCAACCCTTGGCACTGCAACGCCATCGCAGCGGCCAGCCAGGGCTGGTCAACCCGGTGATTCTCGCCGGGGCAGGGCGCCTGGCTGAGTCTGTACAGCGCCTTTTCAGCGCCACTGACACCGTCGCGGCCACCCCGGCAACCCTGCGGGCGCCGTCCACGGTCAAGGTACAGGGCGCGGTGTTCGATGCCACGAACGTGGCCGACCTGGCGCATCTGGACGAGCTCTATGCCTTCTTTCACAGCAACGCCAAACGCCTTGGCCAACACGCCCGCGTGGTGGTGCTCGGCACCGCGCCGGAACACTGCCAGGACCTGCCCCAAGTCGTTGCCCAGCGTGCGCTCGAAGGCCTGGTGCGCTCATTGGCCAAGGAGTTGCGCCGGGCGATCACCGTGCAGCTGATCTACGTGGCGCCCGGCGCCGAAGACGCGCTGGACAGCAGCCTGCGCTTCTTTCTGTCACGTCGTTCGGCCTATGTGTCGGGGCAAGTGATCCGCCTGGAGCCGCCTGTCGACAGCACTACCGCCATCCACTGGGACACGCCGCTGGCCGGCCGTCGCGCCCTGGTGACCGGCGCGTCCCGTGGTATTGGCCTGGCCATCGCCCAGGTGCTGGCGCGCGACGGTGCCCACGTGGTGTGCGTCGACGTGCCCCAAGCGCAGCAGGCGCTGCAACAGGCCGCCGACAGCGTGAACGGCTCGGCGTTGCCCCTGGACATCACCGCGCCGGATGCCGCCGCGTTACTGCAGGCGCATGTCAGCCAATACGGCGCCTTCGATGTGGTGGTGCACAACGCCGGCATTACCCGCGACAAGACCATCGCCAAGATGACCGACGCCGCCTGGCGCAGTGTGCTGGCGGTGAACCTTCAAGCACCGTTGCAGCTCAGCCAGGCGCTGCTGGACCACCAGGGCCTGAACCCCGGCGGGCGCATCGTGTGCGTCTCGTCGATTTCCGGGATCGCCGGCAACCTTGGGCAAAGCAACTACGCCACGTCCAAGGCCGGGGTGATCGGCCTGGTGCAAGGCCTGGCCCCGCGCGCGGCGGTGCGGCAAGTGACGGTGAATGCCGTGGCGCCGGGCTTTATCGAGACGCAGATGACCGCGAAAATCCCGCTGCTGATCCGTGAGGCCGGGCGGCGCATGAATTCCCTGTCCCAGGGCGGCCAACCGGTGGACGTGGCCGAGACCATCGCCTGGCTGGCGCATCCGGCGTCCGGTGGGGTCAATGGCCAGGTGGTGCGGGTGTGCGGGCAAAGCCTGCTGGGGGCCTGA
- a CDS encoding outer membrane protein transport protein yields MNNKKQQARTLLSLAILGGLITATGYAHAGGFSTPTFGAPGWGRAFGGGSLFQNDPSSAYNNPAGMAFIDRTISQFTVDYARINVKYKGTATDYAGNAPVAVDPTDLSSTPRTGDGGQGGFTAWLPTGFMVIPINDRFAFGLSQVVPLGARTTWDEDWIGRDFAVDTRIETVGVTGSLSFKVNDQFSVGAGAIVQHTKGFVSQNLDLYSAAALSPEIGIAFPSGVGSSLMRVKVDNTSVGWFAGVVWKPTEFDTLGLNYHAKIKNKLEGKYSIYADEANKSLIEGGLPALAYPGLDLNVNGAKASTQLDVPANASIDWVHQFNDRLTLGASVTWTQWSSFKALTLKSEGTQIVSIPYNYKDAWMVSLGGDYKFTDDFTFRAGVATDQTPTRNSTRDPRIPDGDRIFASLGFGYNIRAVPGLSIDGAYSRQFVEKAKLRTHNQDRLGGATLDGKADAKGEVVSLSATYAF; encoded by the coding sequence ATGAATAATAAGAAGCAACAGGCACGTACGTTATTGAGCCTGGCAATTCTCGGCGGTCTGATCACGGCAACCGGGTACGCACACGCCGGCGGTTTTTCCACGCCGACCTTCGGCGCTCCGGGATGGGGACGTGCCTTCGGTGGTGGCTCACTGTTCCAGAACGATCCTTCTTCGGCCTACAACAACCCGGCCGGCATGGCTTTCATCGACCGCACGATTTCGCAATTCACCGTCGATTACGCGCGTATCAATGTTAAATACAAGGGCACGGCCACGGACTATGCCGGCAACGCACCGGTGGCAGTCGACCCCACGGATCTGAGTTCCACGCCCCGCACGGGCGATGGCGGACAAGGCGGCTTTACCGCCTGGTTGCCAACCGGCTTCATGGTGATACCGATCAACGACCGTTTTGCGTTCGGGCTCAGCCAGGTGGTACCACTGGGTGCGCGCACCACCTGGGATGAGGACTGGATCGGGCGCGATTTTGCCGTCGACACACGCATTGAAACGGTAGGGGTCACAGGCTCCCTGTCGTTCAAGGTCAATGACCAGTTTTCGGTGGGTGCCGGTGCAATTGTCCAGCACACCAAAGGCTTCGTCAGTCAGAACCTCGACCTGTATTCTGCGGCGGCGTTGTCGCCTGAAATCGGCATTGCATTCCCGTCCGGCGTAGGCTCGTCACTGATGCGGGTCAAGGTGGACAACACCTCGGTCGGCTGGTTTGCCGGTGTGGTCTGGAAGCCGACCGAGTTCGATACCCTGGGCCTGAACTACCACGCCAAGATCAAAAACAAACTGGAAGGCAAGTACAGCATCTATGCCGACGAGGCCAACAAGTCGCTCATCGAAGGCGGCTTGCCAGCGCTTGCGTACCCCGGGCTGGACCTCAACGTCAACGGCGCCAAGGCCTCGACGCAACTGGACGTTCCCGCCAACGCGTCCATCGACTGGGTGCACCAGTTCAATGACCGCCTCACGCTGGGCGCCAGCGTCACCTGGACGCAATGGTCGTCGTTCAAGGCGCTGACCTTGAAGTCCGAGGGCACGCAGATTGTGTCGATTCCCTATAACTACAAGGACGCCTGGATGGTGTCGCTGGGTGGCGACTACAAATTTACCGACGACTTCACCTTCCGCGCGGGTGTGGCGACCGACCAGACGCCCACTCGCAACTCGACGCGTGACCCGCGTATCCCGGACGGTGATCGTATTTTTGCCTCCCTGGGGTTTGGCTACAACATCCGTGCCGTTCCTGGTCTGAGCATCGACGGTGCCTACTCGCGGCAATTCGTCGAGAAGGCCAAGCTCAGGACGCACAACCAGGATCGTCTGGGCGGCGCAACGCTTGATGGTAAAGCAGACGCCAAGGGTGAGGTTGTCAGCCTTTCAGCGACCTACGCATTTTGA
- a CDS encoding acetyl-CoA C-acetyltransferase: MSEYSFNPPPTRRVAIIGGNRLPFARSNTVYAQDSNQDLLVAALQGLVDRYNLHGQCLGEFVAGAVIKHSRDFNLARESLLSTTLSAQTPAYDVQQACGTGLEAALLVANKIALGQIEVGIAGGADTTSDAPIGINESLRHTLLAANRAKGMGDTLKSLLKVRPSMFFKPLLPRNGEPRTGLSMGEHCEEMAKRWQIKRLAQDELTLCSHQRLDAAYQRGFFDDLISPHRGLARDNNLRRDISLEKLASLAPAFDRQSGTLTAGNSTPLTDGASVVLLASEAWAAANGWPVLAYLRTGETAAVNFVDGTEGLLMAPAYAVPRMLKREGLGLADFDFFEIHEAFAAQVLCTLKAWEDPDYCRERLGLDAPLGVIDRTKMNVNGGSLGCGHPFAATGGRQLAALAKAIHERGGGRGLISICAAGGLGITAIVEK, from the coding sequence ATGAGTGAATACAGCTTCAATCCGCCGCCGACTCGACGCGTGGCGATCATCGGCGGCAACCGCCTGCCGTTTGCGCGATCCAACACCGTCTATGCCCAGGACAGCAATCAGGACTTGCTGGTGGCCGCGCTGCAAGGCCTGGTGGATCGCTACAACCTGCACGGCCAGTGCCTGGGTGAATTCGTCGCTGGCGCGGTGATCAAGCATTCGCGCGATTTCAACCTGGCCCGTGAGTCACTGCTGTCCACCACATTGTCGGCGCAGACGCCGGCCTACGATGTGCAGCAAGCCTGCGGCACGGGCCTGGAAGCGGCGTTGCTGGTGGCCAATAAAATCGCCCTTGGCCAGATCGAGGTGGGCATTGCAGGCGGCGCGGACACCACCTCCGATGCGCCGATTGGCATCAACGAGTCCCTGCGCCACACCTTGCTCGCGGCCAATCGGGCCAAGGGCATGGGCGACACGCTGAAAAGCCTGCTGAAGGTGCGCCCGTCGATGTTCTTCAAGCCGCTGCTGCCGCGCAATGGCGAACCCCGCACCGGCCTGTCGATGGGTGAGCACTGCGAAGAAATGGCCAAGCGCTGGCAGATCAAGCGCCTGGCCCAGGATGAATTGACCCTGTGCAGTCATCAACGCCTCGACGCGGCGTACCAGCGCGGCTTTTTCGATGACCTGATCAGCCCTCATCGCGGCCTGGCCCGTGATAACAACCTGCGCCGCGATATCAGCCTGGAAAAACTCGCCAGCCTGGCGCCGGCATTCGACCGCCAGAGCGGCACCCTCACCGCCGGCAACTCAACGCCCCTGACCGACGGCGCGTCGGTGGTGCTGCTGGCCAGCGAAGCCTGGGCCGCTGCAAATGGCTGGCCCGTGCTGGCCTACCTGCGCACTGGCGAAACGGCGGCGGTGAATTTTGTCGACGGCACCGAAGGCCTGTTGATGGCCCCGGCCTACGCCGTACCGCGCATGCTCAAGCGCGAAGGCCTGGGGCTGGCAGACTTTGATTTTTTCGAGATTCACGAAGCCTTCGCCGCCCAGGTGCTGTGCACGCTCAAGGCCTGGGAAGACCCCGACTACTGCCGCGAGCGGCTTGGCCTGGATGCACCGCTGGGCGTCATTGACCGCACCAAGATGAACGTCAACGGTGGCTCGCTTGGCTGCGGTCATCCGTTTGCCGCCACGGGTGGGCGGCAACTGGCGGCATTGGCCAAGGCCATCCATGAGCGCGGCGGCGGACGCGGCTTGATCTCGATCTGTGCGGCGGGCGGGCTGGGTATTACCGCCATCGTCGAAAAGTAG